A single genomic interval of Aedes aegypti strain LVP_AGWG chromosome 1, AaegL5.0 Primary Assembly, whole genome shotgun sequence harbors:
- the LOC5569239 gene encoding uncharacterized protein LOC5569239 isoform X1: MNLFCGWTDRRSISEEGEWDALEISAASLRRENFTFDVAFTSCLRRANQTLEVVLRELNLTHIPVHQLWRLNERHYGALTGFNKRQMADIYGEPQVQVWRRSFNVPPPPIEADNPYYSAIRNNPKFRHIGESDFPLTETLETTMQRVVPEWTDTIIPEVRAGKKVLVVAHGTSLRGLVKHIQDISDADIMKFNLPNSIPFIFDFDENMKMVGGIRFLANQDDVLKAMEKVASIGK, translated from the exons GTGAATGGGACGCTTTGGAAATTTCGGCCGCCTCACTGCGGAGAGAAAACTTCACTTTCGACGTGGCATTCACGTCCTGTTTGCGCCGCGCCAACCAAACCCTCGAAGTCGTACTCCGAGAGCTGAATCTCACCCACATCCCGGTCCATCAGCTGTGGCGTCTGAACGAACGCCACTACGGTGCCCTGACCGGCTTCAACAAACGTCAGATGGCCGACATCTACGGTGAGCCGCAGGTCCAGGTATGGCGCCGTAGCTTCAACGTACCGCCACCACCGATCGAAGCGGACAATCCGTACTACAGTGCCATCCGGAACAATCCCAAGTTTCGGCACATCGGTGAATCGGACTTCCCGTTGACGGAAACTCTGGAAACAACCATGCAGCGAGTTGTCCCGGAATGGACGGATACCATTATTCCGGAGGTGCGCGCTGGCAAGAAGGTCCTGGTGGTGGCCCATGGAACCAGTCTGCGAGGGTTAGTCAAGCACATTCAAG ATATTTCAGATGCCGACATTATGAAATTCAACCTACCGAACAGTATTCCGTTCATCTTCGACTTCGACGAGAACATGAAGATGGTGGGCGGGATCCGTTTTCTGGCGAACCAGGACGATGTCCTCAAGGCGATGGAGAAGGTTGCCTCGATCGGGAAGTAG
- the LOC5569239 gene encoding uncharacterized protein LOC5569239 isoform X2, whose translation MNLFCGWTDRRSISEEGEWDALEISAASLRRENFTFDVAFTSCLRRANQTLEVVLRELNLTHIPVHQLWRLNERHYGALTGFNKRQMADIYGEPQVQVWRRSFNVPPPPIEADNPYYSAIRNNPKFRHIGESDFPLTETLETTMQRVVPEWTDTIIPEVRAGKKVLVVAHGTSLRGLVKHIQDADIMKFNLPNSIPFIFDFDENMKMVGGIRFLANQDDVLKAMEKVASIGK comes from the exons GTGAATGGGACGCTTTGGAAATTTCGGCCGCCTCACTGCGGAGAGAAAACTTCACTTTCGACGTGGCATTCACGTCCTGTTTGCGCCGCGCCAACCAAACCCTCGAAGTCGTACTCCGAGAGCTGAATCTCACCCACATCCCGGTCCATCAGCTGTGGCGTCTGAACGAACGCCACTACGGTGCCCTGACCGGCTTCAACAAACGTCAGATGGCCGACATCTACGGTGAGCCGCAGGTCCAGGTATGGCGCCGTAGCTTCAACGTACCGCCACCACCGATCGAAGCGGACAATCCGTACTACAGTGCCATCCGGAACAATCCCAAGTTTCGGCACATCGGTGAATCGGACTTCCCGTTGACGGAAACTCTGGAAACAACCATGCAGCGAGTTGTCCCGGAATGGACGGATACCATTATTCCGGAGGTGCGCGCTGGCAAGAAGGTCCTGGTGGTGGCCCATGGAACCAGTCTGCGAGGGTTAGTCAAGCACATTCAAG ATGCCGACATTATGAAATTCAACCTACCGAACAGTATTCCGTTCATCTTCGACTTCGACGAGAACATGAAGATGGTGGGCGGGATCCGTTTTCTGGCGAACCAGGACGATGTCCTCAAGGCGATGGAGAAGGTTGCCTCGATCGGGAAGTAG